Proteins co-encoded in one Papaver somniferum cultivar HN1 chromosome 5, ASM357369v1, whole genome shotgun sequence genomic window:
- the LOC113280378 gene encoding NAC domain-containing protein 2-like: MVLNKGVLPPGYKFMPSDKQIIKDYLVRKVQNTLPDVSWFILEKDIYKYSNPFLLFQEIQRNQGYFFTPITKVSSCGKNVNRKTGDGTWSGQKPTTLKDDDKKPIGTKRMYNFEWNVPKEKKREVEREKGHWIMHEYSLLPDYYTNNNIKADPEYVLCEIRCKIPIFDVHGVRQKQPQSQPVAKRQRTSPSTDAVPAVEPPANNRSSISWVPSPLPAETSTSKFVDLEAAPVFNNVESSSDWVASSPPVFNNVESHLNNGKLSEASAPVFSNAELSEWVPSQPPAMKTTDPYVPVPVPPAPTSMLSASMPDFDEFLNDDGWEEFFSFDNNGLPAVKDSLNTTTPDNNEWENLDDLLPTSEDKLNSSTPRDNSYTYYDSRKVLKASDSEAVKISKLGWDPVAYKAYFPNFEPMY, encoded by the exons ATGGTGTTAAATAAAGGAGTATTACCTCCAGGTTATAAGTTTATGCCAAGCGACAAACAAATAATTAAAGATTATCTGGTTAGAAAGGTCCAAAACACTCTCCCGGATGTTAGTTGGTTTATCTTGGAGAAAGACATCTACAAGTATTCAAATCCGTTCCTCCTGTTTCAAGAGATCCAGAGAAACCAAGGATACTTTTTCACTCCCATAACCAAAGTGAGTTCATGTGGTAAGAATGTGAATCGAAAAACCGGAGATGGAACATGGAGTGGACAAAAACCAACAACCCTAAAAGATGATGATAAAAAACCAATTGGAACGAAAAGAATGTACAACTTCGAATGGAATGTTCCCAAGGAAAAGAAACGTGAAGTTGAACGTGAGAAGGGTCACTGGATCATGCATGAATATTCGTTGCTCCCCGATTATTACACAAACAACAATATAAAG GCGGATCCCGAGTATGTTTTGTGTGAGATTAGATGCAAAATACCGATATTCGACGTCCATGGAGTACGACAAAAACAACCACAATCTCAACCTGTAGCAAAGAGGCAACGAACATCTCCCTCAACGGATGCAGTGCCTGCTGTAGAGCCACCAGCTAACAATAGATCTTCAATATCATGGGTTCCATCACCACTGCCAGCAGAAACATCTACATCAAAATTTGTGGATTTAGAAGCAGCACCAGTTTTCAATAACGTAGAATCATCATCAGATTGGGTTGCATCATCACCACCAGTTTTCAATAACGTAGAATCCCATTTAAACAACGGAAAATTATCAGAAGCATCTGCACCAGTTTTCAGTAACGCAGAATTATCAGAATGGGTTCCATCACAACCACCGGCAATGAAGACAACGGATCCTTATGTGCCTGTGCCAGTACCACCTGCACCAACAAGTATGCTTTCAGCCTCGATGCCTGACTTTGATGAATTTCTCAATGATGATGGATGGGAGGAGTTCTTTTCCTTCGATAATAATGGTTTACCAGCTGTTAAAGATAGCCTTAACACTACTACTCCAGATAATAATGAGTGGGAAAATCTGGATGATCTGTTACCAACTTCTGAAGATAAACTTAATAGTAGTACTCCGCGGGATAACAGCTATACCTACTACGACTCGAGAAAGGTATTAAAAGCAAGTGATTCTGAAGCAGTGAAGATTTCCAAGCTTGGATGGGATCCTGTTGCTTATAAAGCATATTTCCCCAATTTTGAACCCATGTACTAA
- the LOC113280379 gene encoding NAC domain-containing protein 2-like, producing the protein MVLNKGVLPPGYKFMPSDKQIIKDYLVRKVQNTLPDVSWFILEKDIYRYSNPFLLFQEIQRNQGYFFTPITKVSSCGKNVNRKTGDGTWSGQKPTTLKDDDKKPIGTKRMYNFEWNVPKEKKREVEREKGHWIMHEYSLLPDYYTNNNIKADPEYVLCEIRCKIPIFDVHGVRQKQPQSQPVAKRQRTSPSTDAVPAVEPPANNRSSISWVPSPLPAETSTSKFVDLEAAPVFNNVESSSDWVASSPPVFNNVESHLNNGKLSEASAPVFSNAELSEWVPSQPPAMKTTDPYVPVPVPPAPTSMLSASMPDFDEFLNDDGWEEFFSFDNNGLPAVKDSLNTTTPDNNEWENLDDLLPTSEDKLNSSTPRDNSYTYYDSRKVLKASDSEAVKISKLGWDPVAYKAYFPNFEPMY; encoded by the exons ATGGTGTTAAATAAAGGAGTATTACCTCCAGGTTATAAGTTTATGCCAAGCGACAAACAAATAATTAAAGATTATCTGGTTAGAAAGGTCCAAAACACTCTCCCGGATGTTAGTTGGTTTATCTTGGAGAAAGACATCTACAGGTATTCAAATCCGTTCCTCCTGTTTCAAGAGATCCAGAGAAACCAAGGATACTTTTTCACTCCCATAACCAAAGTGAGTTCATGTGGTAAGAATGTGAATCGAAAAACCGGAGATGGAACATGGAGTGGACAAAAACCAACAACCCTAAAAGATGATGATAAAAAACCAATTGGAACGAAAAGAATGTACAACTTCGAATGGAATGTTCCCAAGGAAAAGAAACGTGAAGTTGAACGTGAGAAGGGTCACTGGATCATGCATGAATATTCGTTGCTCCCCGATTATTACACAAACAACAATATAAAG GCGGATCCCGAGTATGTTTTGTGTGAGATTAGATGCAAAATACCGATATTCGACGTCCATGGAGTACGACAAAAACAACCACAATCTCAACCTGTAGCAAAGAGGCAACGAACATCTCCCTCAACGGATGCAGTGCCTGCTGTAGAGCCACCAGCTAACAATAGATCTTCAATATCATGGGTTCCATCACCACTGCCAGCAGAAACATCTACATCAAAATTTGTGGATTTAGAGGCAGCACCAGTTTTCAATAACGTAGAATCATCATCAGATTGGGTTGCATCATCACCACCAGTTTTCAATAACGTAGAATCCCATTTAAACAACGGAAAATTATCAGAAGCATCTGCACCAGTTTTCAGTAACGCAGAATTATCAGAATGGGTTCCATCACAACCACCGGCAATGAAGACAACGGATCCTTATGTGCCTGTGCCAGTACCACCTGCACCAACAAGTATGCTTTCAGCCTCGATGCCTGACTTTGATGAATTTCTCAATGATGATGGATGGGAGGAGTTCTTTTCCTTCGATAATAATGGTTTACCAGCTGTTAAAGATAGCCTTAACACTACTACTCCAGATAATAATGAGTGGGAAAATCTGGATGATCTGTTACCAACTTCTGAAGATAAACTTAATAGTAGTACTCCGCGGGATAACAGCTATACCTACTACGACTCGAGAAAGGTATTAAAAGCAAGTGATTCTGAAGCAGTGAAGATTTCCAAGCTTGGATGGGATCCTGTTGCTTATAAAGCATATTTCCCCAATTTTGAACCCATGTACTAA